GATTGCGCATCCCGATGTACTGGGCATCGGGCGGTCCCATACTGATTACAGCAGCGCTGGCGCTCTCCCGTGGCGAGATGAAATTCCCGGTGCTCTTCACGCTGGGTGCTGCTGCTCTTCTGATTTTCGAGGTGGGCGTCAACATAATGGCGGAAATAGCGGACAACGCCGAATCAGTCATGATAACACAGGAGGAGACGTGGATCCCGACCGGACCGTACCTGGTGAAATACGGCGGGAAAAGCGCTGAGCAGCTTACAGGATACGGCATATTCACGCTGCTCCTCGCGGGAATTATCGGCCTTTATATTGCGGCCTCCACGGGTTTCGTCGTAATAATACTCATAGGCATGTCCGGGCTGGCCATGACATTCATTTACGCATTCCCGCCGATGGAACTCGGGCTGAGGGGGTTTGGCGAGCCTGTTGCCTTTTTCTCTTTCGGTCCGCTGCCGATGCTTGCGCTGTACTTCATAGCGTCGGATCATATTAGTGCGCTGCCGATCATCTTCTCACTGCCTACCGCTTTCTGGGTAACTTCTATAAGATACGCACATCATCTTCCTGATGCCGGAATGAGGAGAGGTGCAAGGTATGCGGCTGCGCATGCTTTCAGGTTAAAACATGCCATGGCATTCATAACACTCTTCAGCATGCTTGCACTTGCTTCCGTCGCTTCGCTCGTAATTATTGCCGGCTACTCGATGCTCGTTCCGCTTGTGTTTTCACTGCTGCTCACAGCATATATTCTTCTCGTAGTGAGGAGGAACTGTTCGGATGCGACGTGTTTTTCCAGGCAGACAGCACATCTTCTCCTTCTCCAGTTTGCAGGAACGGTCCTCATCGCTGCGGCACTGCTGGC
The genomic region above belongs to Candidatus Sysuiplasma jiujiangense and contains:
- a CDS encoding prenyltransferase — encoded protein: MTKPGVVIRGLRIPMYWASGGPILITAALALSRGEMKFPVLFTLGAAALLIFEVGVNIMAEIADNAESVMITQEETWIPTGPYLVKYGGKSAEQLTGYGIFTLLLAGIIGLYIAASTGFVVIILIGMSGLAMTFIYAFPPMELGLRGFGEPVAFFSFGPLPMLALYFIASDHISALPIIFSLPTAFWVTSIRYAHHLPDAGMRRGARYAAAHAFRLKHAMAFITLFSMLALASVASLVIIAGYSMLVPLVFSLLLTAYILLVVRRNCSDATCFSRQTAHLLLLQFAGTVLIAAALLAAH